In a genomic window of Candidatus Delongbacteria bacterium:
- a CDS encoding DUF58 domain-containing protein, with product MIEDFTKLLEPSFLASTSNIEIGSKLILEGFMLGKHKSRFHGFSAEFNDRREYIPGDNIRDLDWKAYGKTGKYFTKLYEDETNIHSYLFMDISKSMNYKARSNITKLIYSQYLCAALARILIFQNDSVALGLYGHDIVDYLPPKAGRQNLNNILKMISSLKLSESRVTTESYDKISGLLKKNGIVYFVTDFLENPDEIIEKILLVKRSGNDVIIFLIHDEEEKEFDFKRGSRIVDSETGNEIDLNSDKLSSLYREEYRKHYHEIIAKLTEYEILSIMVSTDTAFHIPLTEMSLKNGNIR from the coding sequence ATGATTGAAGACTTCACTAAACTTTTGGAACCTTCTTTTTTGGCAAGCACATCAAACATAGAAATTGGATCAAAATTGATTCTCGAAGGGTTTATGTTGGGTAAACATAAAAGTAGATTTCACGGATTCAGTGCCGAGTTTAACGACAGAAGAGAATATATTCCTGGGGATAATATTAGAGACCTTGATTGGAAAGCTTATGGTAAAACAGGAAAGTATTTTACCAAACTTTATGAGGATGAGACGAATATACATTCTTACCTTTTCATGGATATAAGTAAATCAATGAATTATAAAGCAAGAAGCAATATTACAAAATTGATATATTCACAATATCTATGTGCAGCTTTGGCAAGAATACTAATATTTCAAAATGATTCTGTTGCACTTGGTCTATATGGTCATGATATAGTTGACTATTTACCACCAAAAGCTGGAAGACAAAATTTAAATAATATTTTGAAAATGATCAGTAGCCTTAAATTAAGCGAAAGTCGTGTTACGACAGAATCCTACGACAAAATTTCAGGACTTTTGAAGAAAAATGGAATAGTCTATTTTGTAACTGATTTTTTGGAAAACCCTGATGAGATAATTGAAAAAATTCTTCTTGTTAAACGAAGTGGAAATGATGTTATTATTTTTTTAATCCATGATGAAGAAGAAAAGGAGTTTGATTTTAAGAGAGGATCAAGAATTGTTGATAGCGAAACTGGAAATGAAATAGATTTGAATAGTGACAAATTATCTTCACTATATAGAGAAGAATATAGAAAACATTATCATGAAATTATCGCAAAACTAACCGAATATGAAATTCTGAGCATTATGGTATCAACTGATACGGCATTTCATATTCCATTAACTGAAATGTCACTTAAAAATGGAAATATTAGATAG